The Blattabacterium sp. (Blatta orientalis) str. Tarazona genome contains the following window.
AAATTTTTTATCATTGATAAAATGAAAAAATGATTTCCAATATTTATTTATAGAACGGTTCAATCCGATTCCAAAAATCGCATCAATAAGTATACTATTTCTATTTAGAAATGGAAATGGATCTCCTTTCTTAATTTTTTTCAATTCTATTCCATATTTGAATATCTTATTTTTATTTAAGACAAATTCTGGAGATAAATGATTAGAAATATAAAGGATATATACAGTTATATTAACTCCATGTTGATATAACATTCTAGCCAAAGCAAGACCATCTCCTCCATTTTTTCCATTTCCTGCTAAAACTATCACTTTATGAAGTGTATGGAAGTGATTCATGATCCAATAAAAACAACTTTTTGCTGCTCTTTCCATTAATTCTATAGAAGAAATATCTTCGTTATCAATACAATATTGATCTATTTTTTTAATTTGATTTAATGAAAGAATTTTCATTTTTTAAAATGAATTTATTATTTTTGATTTGGTTATTTGTTTAACAAAAATAATATAAAACGATAAATTTTGATATTTAGATGGCCGAGTATAATTTGACCCTTCCAGCCATGGGGGAAAGTATAGCTGAGGCTACTATCATTCGTTGGTTAAAAAACGAAGGAGATTCTATAAAAAAAGAAGATATTTTAGTGGAAATTGCTACGGATAAGGTAGATTCTGAAATTTATTCTCCTGTAAATGGAATATTGAAAAAAAAATTGTTTTCTGCAAATGAAGTGGCTAAGATAGGAAGTTCTATAGCTATTTTAGAAACAGAAGAAACATTCAAAATATTTCCTGAAGAGGATGTTTATGCAGCAGAATCTCCATGTAAACGTTTCTATTCTCCTCTTGTACGTGCTATTGCTCATAAGGAAGGAATCAGTTCATCTGAATTAGATACTATAGAAGGGACCGGATATAAAAATCGTGTAACTAAAAAGGACATTCTGAAATATCTTCTTCATTTAAAGAAAAAAACTAGAATCATATCTCCTAATTATGCATTGTTCTCCTCCTATAACAGTCAGAATCATGAGGAAATCGTAGAGATGGATAGAATGCGTAAGATTACGGCTACTCATATGATTGAAAGTAAAAACATATCTGCACATGTGACTTCATTTGTGGAAGCAGATGTGACAAATATTGTCAAATGGAGAGATAAAATAAAGGAGTCTTTCCAGAAAAAGACAGGAGAAAAATTAACCTTAATGTCCGTTTTTGTAGAATGTGTAGTTAAAGCTATAAAAGATCTTCCAATGATCAATATTTCTGTTAATGGAACTAATATTATAAAAAAGAGAAATATTCATATAGGATTAGCTACCGCATTACCTAATGGTAATTTGATTGTTCCTGTGATTAAACATGCAGATTCCTATAGTTTAGGAGGATTAATAAAAATTATTAATGATTTAATCAAAAGAGCTAGATCTAATCAATTAAAACCTGAAGAAACTCAAGGAGGAACTTATACAATCAGTAATATTGGAAGCTTTGGAAATCTATTTGGAACTCCTATTATACATCAACCACAAGTGGCTATTATGGCAATAGGTTTAATCCAAAAAAAATTATCTATAATAGAAACTTCAGAGGGAGATTTTATTGGGATAAGACATAAAATTTATTTATCTCATTCTTATGATCATAGAGTAATCGATGGAGTTTTGGGAGGAGGGTTTGTTAAAAAAGTAGCCTTATATTTAGAAAAATTTAATTGTTATACAAAAATAATATGAAAATAAGTTTTGATGTATTAATAGAAATTCCTAAAGGAAGTAGAAATAAATATGAATTTGATAAAAAAAATAATCTAATTCGTTTAGATAGAGTCTTATATTCTCCTATGAGCTATCCAACAGACTATGGTTTTATTCCAAAAACTCTTTCAAAAGATGGAGATCCATTAGATGTCTTAGTTTTCTTAACAGAACCTACAATACCAGGTTGTTTAATTACAGTAAAACCCATTGGAATTTTTTTTATGACTGATGAAAAAGGCGAAGATGAAAAAATTATCTGTGTTCCTATCTCTGATCCAAATTATAATACAATTAACAATGTTGATGAAATATCATTTCATGTTAAAAAAGAAATTGAACATTTTTTTCTCGTGTATAAAGATCTAGAAAATAAGAAAGTAAAAATTGGAGATTGGAAGAATCAAAAGGTAGCTATTTCTGTTTATAAAGAATCTTATTTGAGGTATAAAAATTTTTATCCGAATGGATAAATTTTATAAACGCAATTCTTTTAATTTTTCCTTTTTTAAAAAATAAGGAGTGTTTACCATCGTATCTCTTCCAGAATTATTTTTTGGAAAGGCAATAAAATCTTTTATATTTTCTTTTCCTTCTAAAATAGTTATTAATCTATCTAATCCAAAAGCAATTCCCCCATGAGGTGGGGCCCCATATTCAAAAGCTTTTGTTAAAAAACCAAATTCTGATTCTATGTCTTTTATTGAAAACCCCAAATGTTTAAATATTGAATCTTGTATATTTTTATCATGAACACGTATAGAGCCTCCTCCAATCTCCATTCCATTAATAATCAATTCGTAGGATTTGGAACGAATATATCCTGAATTTTTCTTATCCAATAAATGAATATCCTCTTTTATTGGACTAGTAAAAGGATGATGGAAAGATTTATATCGTTTGGATTCTTCATCCCATTCAAAAAGCGGTAAATCTATAATCCATAAAGGTTTAAATACTTGAGGATTTTTTAAATTTAAATGATGAGCCATTTCTATACGTAATTTACTTAGTTTCGCTCTTGTTTGTTTTTTTTTCCTAAAAATTATGAACAGTAAATCACCAGGTTTTGCTTTAAAACATTTTATGAGTTTCATTAAATTTTCATGACTTAATAATTTTTTTGAAGAAAGTATTGTCTTATCCGTAAAGAATTTTATCCAAAATATTTCTTCAGGGTTTATTTTTGGTTCTCTTATACCTTCTATAATTGAATAAATTTGATTACATGTATAATGACTACATTTTGGAACATTTATTCCTATTGTTAATTCATTTTTTTTGAAAAATTCAATTCCTTTTTTTTGTACCCACTCATTGAGTTTCACAAATTTCATTCCAAAACGTAAATCAGGAGAATCTGTTCCGTACAGATCCATGGACTCAGAATAAGAAATGCATGTAAAAGATTCTAATTCAATATTTTTCATTTTTTTAAATAGATGTTTAATAAAATTTTCAAAAAAAATCAAAATGTCATGAACATCTACAAAAGCCATCTCACAATCTATTTGTGTAAATTCTATTTGACGATCTGAACGAGCATCTTCATCTCGAAAACATTTTGCTATTTGAAAATATTTATCTATGCCTCCTATCATCAATAATTGTTTGAATAATTGAGGAGATTGAGGTAAGGCATAAAACATTCCAGAATGTATCCTAGACGGGACCACAAAACTTCTAGCTCCTTCCGGAGTTTGGTTTATCAATACAGGAGTTTCTATTTCTAAAAATCCGTTTTTAGAAAGGAAATTTCTTATTTCTAGAGAAATATCATGACGAAGGATTAAATTATTTTTTATAGGATTTCTTCGAATATCAAGATATCTATATTTCATCCGACATTCTTCATCTCCATCTGTTTGATCTTCTATAAGAAAAGGAATAGGAATAGAAGGATTTAATATTTCTAGTCTAGAAACTAAAACTTCTATTTCCCCTGTAGGGATCTTTTGATTTATAGATTTTCTTTTTATTACTTCTCCACTGATTTTAATGACGAATTCTTTTCTTAATTCTATCTTATTGATTAACTTTTTTGAAAAAATAAGTTGTATAATTCCAAAAAAATCTCTAAGATCTATAAAAATTAAGGAACCTAAATTTCTTATTTTTTGAATCCATCCAGATAAAATTACTTTTTTTCCAATATCATTTTTACACAATTCTCCGCAATTATGTGTTCTGTAATAGTGCATTTCAACTATTTTTATGATTTTTAGTAGATAATTCCTCATAAACTTCTACAAGATCTCCAGGTCTAAGATTATTGAAATTTTTAATCCCCAGTCCACATTCATATCCTTTAGAAACTTCTTTCACATCTTCTTTAAAACGTTTCAAAGAAGCAAACTCTCCATTATGAATTACAATCCCTTCCCTAATTAATCTTACTTTTGCTTGACGTAATAATTTTCCTTCTACTACCATACATCCAGCTATCGTTCCAGTTTTTGGAATTTTGAAGATCTCTCTTATTTCTGCATTTCCTAATATCTTTTCTCTTATTTCAGGGGATAGCATTCCATCCATGGCTTCTTTTATATCATTGATCACATCATATATAATTGAATAAGTCCGTATTTCTATATCCTCTTTTTTTGCTATATTTTTAGCCCCATGATTAGGACGAACATTAAATCCTATAATAATAGCATCAGAAGCGCTAGCTAATAAAATATCAGACTCTGTTATTTGACCAACTCCTTTATATATAATATTTACCATAATGGTCTTTATAGATAATTTTTGAAGTGCATCAGCTAGAGCTTCAACAGATCCATCTACATCTCCCTTAAGAATTATTTTTAGTTCTTTAAAATCTCCTAGGGCTATACGTCTACCTATTTCATCTAAAGTCAAATGCTTTTGAGCTCGTATATTTTGTTCTCTTTGTAATTGTTCTCTTCTGGAAGCAATCTGTTTAGCTTCTTTTTCATCTTTAAAAACTTTGAATTTATCTCCAGCGGTAGGAGCTCCATTTAATCCAAGTATAGTAATCGGCTTAGAAGGTCCTGCTAATGAAATGGATTTTCCCCGTTCATCTAAAATATTTTTTACTTTTCCATGATGGATCCCTGCTAATACATAGTCTCCCAATTTTAAGGTTCCACCTTGTAAAAGCATAGTTGTTACATAACCTCTTCCTTTATCTAAAGAGGCTTCTATTACTGTACCTACAGCAGGTTTATTCGGATTAGCTTTTAAATCTAGTAGTTCAGCTACCAAAAGAACTTTTTCTAATAATTTATCCACTCCTGTTCCTAATTTTGCGGATATTTCTTGGGAAGGGTATTTTCCTCCCCATTCTTCAACTAAGAAATTTAAATTAGCCAATTGTTCTCTAATTTTTTCAGGTCTTGAATTTATCTTATCTATTTTATTAAGCACAAATATTATAGGAACATTTGCTGCCTGAGCATGACTAATAGCTTCTTTTGTTTGAGGTCTTACTTGATCATCCGCGGCAATGACTATGAGAGCGATGTCTGTGATTTGTGCCCCTCTCGCACGCATTGCTGTAAAAGCCTCATGACCTGGAGTATCTAAAAAAGCGATGCTTTGATGATTAGGACATTCTACACTATAAGCGGCTATATGTTGAGTAATTCCACCAGCTTCTCCAGCAATAACATTAGTATTTCTAATATAATCTAACAAAGAAGTTTTTCCATGATCCACATGCCCCATCACAGTAATAATAGGAGGTCTTGGTTTTAGATTTTCTTCTAAATCCTCATCATCTTGCACTGCTTCTTCTAAGTCTAAACCAACAAATTCTACATTATATCCAAATTCATCTGCCACTAGTGTTAGTATCTCTGCATCCAATCGTTGATTCATAGTTACCATAATGCCTAAAGACATACAGGAGACAATCACATCCGTTGCATTGACATTCATCATAGATGCTAATTCATTGACGGTTGTAAATTCAGCTACTTTAAGGACTTTATCTTGTTTTTTATTTTCTATTTCACTTTGTAGAATCCTTTTTTCTTTTTTAGATTGACGTTTTTCTTTTCTAATTTTTGAAGCTTTTGATTTTATTCCTTTTGAGGAAAGTTTTTCTAGAGTTTCTTTAATCTGTTTTTCAATTTGCTCATCTGTAATTCCTGATTTTTGTAAATTTTTCTTAGTCTTATATTTTTCCACTTTATCTTTATTATTCTCAGGATAGAAAGAATGTTTAAAAGAATTTCTTCTATTTTTATCCTGTTTTTTTCTCATAGAAGTATTCTTTATATCCTCGACAATAATTTCTTTCTTAATTCTTTGCGTTTTTTTTAATGTTATTTTCTTGTTTTGTTCTTTTTTTTCAAATTGAGATAAATCAATCCTATCTCCTGTTAACATGACTCCATCTAGTTTTTGGTAAATAGTATCTATGTGTTCAGGTTTATCTTTATTATGTTGAATGGATTTTTCTGTTTTTTTATCTACAAAGTATTTGATATTTTTTTCTTTTATCGATTTTGATTTTATAAATGGTTTCTTTCTTTCTCCTTTTTTTTCTTTAGTTTTAGCATATTCTTTTGTTCCATATGTATTTTCTAATGCATCAATATCTATTTTTCCTATTTTTTTAAATTCAATTAAATTTTCTGATTTTGCACGAATAATTTGAGGAGAATTTTTTGATTTTAATAATTCTTCTTTTATTTTTTCCTTTTCTATTCTTTTTGTAAAAAGCTTTTCTGAAGCATCTCGTATTTCTTTATAGGTCTGAAATTCTCGAACTAAAAATCTGTAGACTTTTTCTCCTATTTTTGCATTAGGGTTATTTTCTATTTCAATTCCTTTTTTTTGTAAAAAATTAACGACTCTTTGCAAAGAAATATTGAATTTAGTTAATACTGTTTTTAATCTGATTTTATCAGTCATAAGAAAAAAAATAAAAATTTAGGTAAAAAAAAATCATGTATCATGTATTTAATTATTATATATTTCCTCCTCAAACTCTTTTTTTAAAATTGAAACCACTTTATTTATAATTTTTTCTTCAAGATTCGTACGTTTACTTAGATCGTTATTTCTGTAATTTAAAACAGATTTTGCAGTAGTTAAACCAACTTTGTGAAATCTTTCAAGAACTTCCGGTTCTATTTCATCAGAAAACTCTGTTAATTCTACGTCATCTTCATAAGGAAAATCTCTAAATATGTGTATTTTATATCCAGTTAATTGACTAGCTAATCGAATGTTTTCGCCCCCCCTTCCAATTGCTTTAGATATTTCTTCCAATTTTACATATACATTTACATATTTGTGTTCTTCATTCACTTCCATCATAGAAACTTTAGCAGGACTTAGTGCCCTTGTTATATATAATTGGATATTAGTAGTGTAATTAATAACATCTATATTTTCGTTTTTTAATTCTCTCACAATAGGATGAATCCTAGACCCTTTCATCCCTACGCAAGCACCAACTGGATCTATACGATCATCATAGGAATCTACGGACACTTTAGCTTTTTCTCCCGGAATACGTGCTACTTTTTTTACTGTAATTAAACCTTCAGATACTTCTGGAATCTCTAATTTAAAAAGTTCTTCTAGAAAAGAATCATCTTTTCTGGTAAGAATTGCTAAAGGTTTATTGTCTTTCCAATCCACTCTTTTTACTAATGCTCTAACAGGATCTCCTTTGCGAAAAAAATCGTTTGGAATTTGTTCTTGTTTAGGCAAAACCATTTCATTTTGTTCTTCATCTCTCATAATAATTTGCTTAGGTAAAATGTGATATACTTCGACATTAACAATTTCCCCAATTTTATTCTTGAATTTTTTATAGATATTGGTATTATCGTATTCATTTATTTTGGAAAGCAAGTTTTGTCTCAAAGATAAAATAGCTCTTCTTCCAAGGGATTTAAGTTCCACTTTTTCCGTGACTTCTTCTCCTATCTCAAAATCTATTTCTATTCTACGTGCTGTAGATAATTCTATCTCCTTATTAACATCTTTCACCGTTCCATCTTGAACAACTATGCGATTTCTCCATATTTCTAAATCTCCTTGATCTGGATTTACAATAATATCATAATTTTTAGAAGAATCGTATTTCTTTCTTAATACACATCGTATGGATTCTTCTAAAATAGCCATTAGACTTGCTCTATCTATGTTTTTTTCATCTTTAAAAACTGAAAAAGAATCTATTAAAGCTTCATTATCCATAATTTTTAAATTTAAAAATTGAATCAAAATTTTTATATTCCTATAATGAAATTCAATATCTATTATATTCTTCAATCTACCAAGAATCATATAGACAAAAAAAATAATATGAAATTCTAATTACAGGATAAAATTATTGAAAATAACTTATACTAAGTTAATGTTGAGAATAGATGTTTTGTAAAATTATTATGGAAATATTAGGAAAATTCAATATTCAATATTATGAATGGCTTTATGAATTTCTCCATTATTTAGATCTCAAAAAATGGGGAAGTATAACTATTATTATAATTAGTAAAATGTTTTTATTCAGTGTTTTATTAATTATCTTAGAATGGATATTCAATAGAGGAGTTCGTTTTATTGGAAGGAGAATAGTGAATTCTACTCATTTTATTTGGGATAATATTTTATATGAGAATAAAGTTTTTGACAGTTTAGCTCATTTTTTTCCATTATCAATTGGATATCTTTTAATCAACCCATTTTTTAAAAATTACCAGACGATCATCATCTATCTAGAAAAAATATTCGACATTTTGTTTGTTCTGATTATTTTACAATTTTTAATTCGAGTGGTTAATTCAATTATGAGAATTGCTACTAGTGAAAATAATCATCAAACAATAGCTGTACGTTCTTTTTCACAATTATTAAAAATTGTATCTGTTATATTTTGCGTTTTAGTCATTATTGCTATTTTAACAAAAAATGATCTTATTACAGTACTTACTAGTTTAGGGGCTATAACAGCTATTGTAATCTTAGTTTTTAGAGATACGATCCTGGGATTTGTATCCGGAGTGCAAATGGCTTCCACAAAAATGATTAAAGTAGGAGATTGGGTAGGAATACATAAATATAGTATAGAAGGAACAGTAAGAGAAATTAACTTAACTTCTGCAAAAATAGAAAATTTTGATAAAACGATTACAAGCGTCCCCACTTATGATTTGATATCTACTGCTGTAACAAATTTTGAAGTAATGCGTCAAAAAAACATACGCAGAATTAAAAGATCTATTTTATTTAACATCCAATCATTTCATTTCTGTAATTCGGCTAAATTAGAAAAGTTTAAACATTTTTATCTAATTAAGAATTATATCCATAGGAAACAAAAAGAAATAGAAAGTTTTAATAAAGAAAACAATATTGATGTTAGTATGGATATTAATGGAAGAAGATTAACTAATATCGGTCTTTTCCGTCAGTATGCCTTAGAGTATTTACATCAACATCCCCGAATATCACAGTCGGAAACGTTAATGGTTAGACATTTAGAACCTACTCCTTATGGCCTCCCTATAGAGTTATATTGTTTTACAAATACTTCTGAATCCATCAAATATGAACAAATACAAGCTAGTGTTTTTGATCATTTATTAACAGCTGCTAAAGAATTTAACTTAAAAGTCACACAAGTCACTACAAACGTCCCTTATTAATATGGTAAAACTAAGCGTGAATTTAAACAAAATAGCTACATTAAGAAATGCAAGAGGAGGGAATATCCCAAATCTTTTACAGGTAGCAAAAGATGTTCAAAAGTATGGAGCACATGGGATTACTATTCATCCTCGTCCTGATGAAAGACATATTACATATAAAGATGTTTATGATTTGAAATCCATTGTAAAAACAGAATTGAACATTGAAGGAAGGCCTATTAATAAGTTTATGAATTTGGTATTAGATATTTTGCCCAATCAAGTCACATTAGTCCCTGATCCAAATAATGTTATTACTTCAAACTCCGGATGGGATACTATTCGTTATCAGGATTTATTGACTGAAACCGTGAAAAAACTAAAGAATCACGGAATTCGCACTTCTATTTTCTTAGATCCGAATCCAAAATTAGTCCCGTATGCAGCTAGTACAGGGGCGGATAGAATAGAGTTATACACGGAAAATTTTTCTGTAGGATACGCTAATCAAAGATGGAATTGTATTGATCCTTATATTATTACTGCAAAAGAGGCTCTCAATCATCATTTGTTAGTTAACGCAGGACATGATTTAAATTTAGAAAATATCTCTTTTTTAATTGAAAATATTCCTTCACTTGTAGAAGTCTCTATAGGACAGGCTTTAATTAGTGATTCTCTTTATATGGGATTAGAAAATACTATTCAAACTTACTTAAAACGCATTTATAAAGCAAATCATAAAATATGATATTACATTCTAGAATTTTTGGAAAAGGAAAGCCTATTTTAGTTTTTCATGGTTTATTTGGAAGTGGAGAAAATTGGATTTCTTTTGCAGAAAAATTTTCTCAAACATATCAAGTACATTTGTTAGATATTAGAAATCACGGAAAAAGCTTTTTTTCAGAAAAAATGAATTATGATCTTATCTCAGAAGATCTATTAGAATATATTAATTATTATAATTTAATTCATCCTATATTGATAGGTCATTCCATGGGAGGAAGAGCTGTTATGAAATTTTCTATAAATTATCCGTCAATTCCTAAAAAAATCATCATTGTAGATATAGGTCCTAGGTCATATTCTTCCACTTATCATAAAAAAATTATTCAAGTCTTGAAGAATGTAGACTTTGATATTATTAAAACTAGAAAAGATCTTGATCTTTTTTTAAAATCTTTTATTTCTTCTGTAGAGATTCGGTCCTTTTTTTCTAAATGTACTTATAGAAAAAAAGATGGAAAATTAGCGTTTCGTTTTTACTTGCTAGGAATTGAAAATAATTATTCCTATTTGATTCAAGAGGAGATCCAAGGGGGAATTTTTGATAATCCTGCTCTTTTTTACGCGGAGAATATTCGGATTATCTTATCCATCAAGATTTTTTTCGCATACAAAAACTTTTTCCAAAAGCAAAATTGTTCTTGTAAAAAAGCAAATCATTGGATTCATGTAGATAATCCTATAGATTTTTACAGAGAAGTATCTGATTTTCTATCCGGAACGAACATAGGATGATAGGATAATTTATCGTTTAACGAAAATGTTTAACGGGTTGTGGTTAATTATTCTTTAAATGTAACAGAAATTGTAATGCATAAAAAAAAGTTACGTATGAAAGTATTCAAGATTTTCCTATTAAAAATTGTTCAATTTTATCAAATTGGAATATCCCCATGGATAGGAAAACATTGTAGATACATCCCTAGCTGTTCAGATTATATGATTCAATCTTTAACTACATATAATCTCTATAGAGCTATTTTAATAATTTTTAAAAGAATTATTCGGTGTCATCCATGGGGAAGTTCAGGATATGATCCTATCAAATAAAAAATAAAATTAAATTCACAATTATGTTAAAATATATTAATTGGGATCCCATTACGAAATTTGTTTTATGGAATGGAATATCTATTCATATCTATAGTTTAATGTTTGTTGTTTCTTTCTTAGTAGGATGGTCTGTCATGAAATATATTTATCGAATTGATAATATTCATCATAAATATTTAGATCCTTTATTGATTTATACGGTTTTAGGAACTATCCTAGGAGCTAGATTAGGACAAGTATTTTTTTATGATTTCTCATATTTTTCCGATCATTGGATAGAGGCTTTACTTCCTGTGAGAGAAAATCCTTCCAGTCTTTTATTAGGAATGATCAAAGGTTATGAATTTATTGGTTATAGAGGTTTATCTAGTCATGGAGCTACTATAGGAATTATTTTATCTAGTTTTTTTTATAATAAAAAAATATTGAGAAATAAAAATAAATCATTTTTTTGGATATGTGATAGATTATGTATTGTAGCTTCATTAGCTGCTTTTTTCATACGAATAGGAAATTTTTTCAATTCTGAAATTGTGGGAAAACCTTGTGATTTTCCTTGGTCTGTTAAATTTGTACAAATGGATACTGCATATGGAGATCTAGTCCCTAGACATCCTGCTCAGATATATGAAGCTATTAGTTATTTACTTATTTTTTTATTTTTATGGTTTTTATACCGAAAAAAAAATATAAGAGATCTTGTTGGGTATATATCTGGAATTTTTTTTACTTTTCTTTGGTCTGTTCGTTTTTTGTTAGAATTTATAAAAGAACCACAAGGAAACGAGATCATCAATTTATTTTTTTTAAACACTGGACAATGGCTAAGTATTCCATGTGTAATTTTTGGAATAATTATTCTTAGTTTTTCAAGGAGAAGAAAATATTTTTTTTCATGAAGAAAGTGAATATTTTATTTTCTCTAATAGTTTTTTTCTTTTTTTTATCTTCTGAAAAAAGTGAAAAGGAGGATGAATTATTCCGAGATATAGGAGATCAATTAGAAATTCAATTTTTGAAACATGGAGAATTATACATAAAAAATAAAAATTTTTTGTTAAAAAAAATTGAAATAGAATTAGCTAATAAAGAAATAGAAAAAAAAACGGAATTAATGTATCGATCTTTTATGAAAGAGGATAGAGGAATGTTATTTATTTTAGATAAAAAAGAAAAAATTCAAAAAATGAATATGAAAAATATGCGAATTCCTTTAGATATTGTTTATATTGATCATTTTAACATAGTTATTTTTGTTAATAAATATGTTTCCCCTATGAGAAATATAGAAGTTATTAATAATCCTTCGGTTAAATATATTTTGGAAATTAATGCAGGGATGTCAGAAAAATGGGGAATTAAAAAAGGAATTACAAAGGTTTTTTTTAAAACATATACATATAAAAAAATTTAAATATTATGGTTTTTATATCAGATCAAGCTAAAAATAAATTGAATTCTCTTATGAAAGAAGAAGGAATTTCTAATGAAATTTCTTTCATTAGATTTGGGGTTAAAAAAGGAGGATGTTCTAGTTACTCCTATGAGCTGACTTTTGATCAAAA
Protein-coding sequences here:
- a CDS encoding pyridoxine 5'-phosphate synthase, encoding MVKLSVNLNKIATLRNARGGNIPNLLQVAKDVQKYGAHGITIHPRPDERHITYKDVYDLKSIVKTELNIEGRPINKFMNLVLDILPNQVTLVPDPNNVITSNSGWDTIRYQDLLTETVKKLKNHGIRTSIFLDPNPKLVPYAASTGADRIELYTENFSVGYANQRWNCIDPYIITAKEALNHHLLVNAGHDLNLENISFLIENIPSLVEVSIGQALISDSLYMGLENTIQTYLKRIYKANHKI
- a CDS encoding DUF192 domain-containing protein, which encodes MKKVNILFSLIVFFFFLSSEKSEKEDELFRDIGDQLEIQFLKHGELYIKNKNFLLKKIEIELANKEIEKKTELMYRSFMKEDRGMLFILDKKEKIQKMNMKNMRIPLDIVYIDHFNIVIFVNKYVSPMRNIEVINNPSVKYILEINAGMSEKWGIKKGITKVFFKTYTYKKI
- the lgt gene encoding prolipoprotein diacylglyceryl transferase; this encodes MLKYINWDPITKFVLWNGISIHIYSLMFVVSFLVGWSVMKYIYRIDNIHHKYLDPLLIYTVLGTILGARLGQVFFYDFSYFSDHWIEALLPVRENPSSLLLGMIKGYEFIGYRGLSSHGATIGIILSSFFYNKKILRNKNKSFFWICDRLCIVASLAAFFIRIGNFFNSEIVGKPCDFPWSVKFVQMDTAYGDLVPRHPAQIYEAISYLLIFLFLWFLYRKKNIRDLVGYISGIFFTFLWSVRFLLEFIKEPQGNEIINLFFLNTGQWLSIPCVIFGIIILSFSRRRKYFFS
- the yidD gene encoding membrane protein insertion efficiency factor YidD, with amino-acid sequence MKVFKIFLLKIVQFYQIGISPWIGKHCRYIPSCSDYMIQSLTTYNLYRAILIIFKRIIRCHPWGSSGYDPIK
- a CDS encoding alpha/beta fold hydrolase, with amino-acid sequence MILHSRIFGKGKPILVFHGLFGSGENWISFAEKFSQTYQVHLLDIRNHGKSFFSEKMNYDLISEDLLEYINYYNLIHPILIGHSMGGRAVMKFSINYPSIPKKIIIVDIGPRSYSSTYHKKIIQVLKNVDFDIIKTRKDLDLFLKSFISSVEIRSFFSKCTYRKKDGKLAFRFYLLGIENNYSYLIQEEIQGGIFDNPALFYAENIRIILSIKIFFAYKNFFQKQNCSCKKANHWIHVDNPIDFYREVSDFLSGTNIG